The following coding sequences lie in one Polyodon spathula isolate WHYD16114869_AA chromosome 15, ASM1765450v1, whole genome shotgun sequence genomic window:
- the LOC121328017 gene encoding guanine nucleotide exchange factor DBS-like isoform X2: protein MTNILFLQYAELLPQDICFFLVALQTCADEIMQQETSPLCAVDIEDVIKKQFAYLSGGRGEDGSPIITFPEYPTFGEIQEKEIHDVLTYLTSIPSLQAAGVGFILIIDRRQDKWTSVKGTLLRIAGSFPGNLQLILVLRPTGLFQRALSDLVFRFNKDEFKMKVPIIMLSSVTELHSYIDRNQLTQELGGTLEYIHDDWLSHRTAIEGFALMVKKTAQVLQSFGTELAETELPNDVQATMSLLEVHTEKKAKMKEDLRRALNQGHGLLESINKPITKDPDYTLNQDELENLTTVERLLGQLNETETAFDEFWDKHQSKLEQCLQLRHFEQNFREIKVSLDLVTERLAAFTDPGNCSTHVEHILRDLSSHEEKTCEVLDQAKDLASEGDQLIQNNHYAVDSILPKCNELRRVTEDLASEMQLRKAFLHRCLELHQCLEKAAQWCDEGIYLLASQPVDKCQSQDGAQSALQEIERFLEAAADNKLHDLDTITSDYESILNQEFSEHVQKVLQKQEGMQEMFEKRRVSLKKLAAKQTRPVQPVAPRPEAFSKSPHSSPGLRKCSENTFSPDKDALRRLDYRKGECNESKTESMSEEEENLAVLRRHVMNELIETERAYVEELRCVLEGYAAEMANPVMMHLIPAALQNKKEILFGNMTEIYQFHNRIFLKELEDYIHYPELVGRCFLERMKDLQIYEKYCHNKPRSESLWRQCSDCVFFQECQKKLEHKLGLDSYLLKPVQRITKYQLLLKELLKYSKNCDGSEDLQEALTAILGILKAVNDSMHLIAITGYDGNLNDLGKLLMQGSFNVWTEHKKGHSKVKDLARFKPMQRHLFLHQKALLFCKKREENGEGYEKAPSYSFKHYLNMSAVGITENAKGDYKKFEIWCNAREEVYIVQAPTPEIKTAWVNEIRKVLTGQLNAYRASQQKSSEQVFQSHGASTPVSSSSPFKSHQKNNKKSDEKKSEPASPDSCFGSATSPKYSEKGRDEATTSPTSERSAVSKKRFTLQGFSNLKNQKESPPPTVKSRTLPIALLSRPGSPTSPDNKAKRHEIKSDPTPFGFRVWGKASHSLDASEENEGYSSAEDSSDAEEEAAGKLSPGKYTVVAEYDKGNTDDLTVKSGEMVQLIREGEDGQWYVKNLNTSKEGWVSAANLLTMIGDSKSSFSLCSSESGTGSSNLSTSSSCSESCTASNTSICDIKG from the exons CTTACAAGCTGCTGGGGTTGGGTTTATCCTCATCATAGACCGAAGACAAGACAAATGGACCTCTGTGAAAGGCACCCTGCTGCGCATAGCG GGGTCCTTCCCAGGGAATCTGCAGCTCATCCTGGTGCTTCGTCCCACTGGGCTGTTCCAACGAGCTCTCTCTGACCTCGTCTTCAGATTCAACAAAGATGAGTTTAAGATGAAGGTACCG aTCATCATGCTGAGTTCAGTAACAGAATTACACAGTTACATCGATAGAAACCAGCTAACCCAAGAGCTCGGTGGTACTCTGGAATATATCCATGATGATTGGCTTTCTCATCGGACG GCGATTGAAGGTTTTGCCCTAATGGTGAAAAAGACTGCTCAAGTGCTTCAGTCTTTTGGGACTGAACTTGCAGAAACTGAACTGCCAAATGATGTGCAGGCAACCATGAGCCTTCTCGAGGTACATACAGAAAAGAAGGCGAAGATGAAG GAAGATTTGAGGCGAGCCCTAAACCAAGGACATGGACTTCTTGAAAGCATTAACAAGCCAATCACGAAGGATCCAGATTACACACTGAACCAGGATGAGCTGGAGAATCTGACCACTGTGGAGAG GCTGCTCGGTCAGTTAAATGAGACTGAAACCGCTTTTGATGAATTCTGGGATAAGCATCAAAGCAAACTTGAGCAGTGCCTGCAGCTCCGGCATTTTGAGCAGAATTTCCGGGAG ATCAAGGTGTCATTAGATCTGGTAACTGAGCGCCTGGCTGCATTCACAGACCCAGGAAACTGCAGCACACACGTGGAGCACATTCTGCGAGACTTGAGTAGTCATGAAGAGAAAACCTGT GAGGTATTGGACCAGGCGAAGGACCTGGCGTCGGAAGGGGATCAGCTGATCCAGAACAATCACTATGCTGTGGACTCGATTCTCCCCAAATGCAATGAGCTGAGACGTGTGACTGAGGACCTGGCCTCAGAGATGCAGCTGAGGAAGGCTTTCCTCCACAGGTGTTTGGAGTTGCACCAGTGTCTTGAAAAG GCTGCCCAGTGGTGTGATGAAGGGATATACCTACTGGCTTCACAGCCTGTGGACAAGTGCCAGTCTCAGGATGGAGCCCAGTCAGCCCTGCAGGAGATCGAGAGGTTCTTGGAGGCTGCCGCTGACAACAAGCTCCACGACCTTGACACGATCACCAGCGACTATGAATCGATACTTAACCAGGAGTTCAGC GAACATGTGCAGAAGGTGCTCCAGAAGCAGGAGGGGATGCAGGAAATGTTTGAGAAGCGGCGTGTGAGCTTGAAAAAGCTGGCTGCCAAGCAGACCCGACCTGTTCAACCAGTGGCACCCAGGCCTGAGGCTTTCAGTAAATCTCCTCACTCGTCCCCAG GACTCCGTAAATGCTCTGAAAACACATTCTCCCCAGACAAAGACGCCTTGCGCAGGCTAGACTACCGAAAA GGGGAATGTAATGAAAGCAAGACTGAATCTATGTCTGAGGAAGAGGAAAACTTAGCAGTACTGCGAAG acatGTGATGAACGAGCTGATTGAAACAGAGAGGGCCTATGTGGAAGAGTTGCGGTGTGTACTTGAG GGATATGCAGCAGAGATGGCTAACCCTGTGATGATGCATCTTATACCAGCGGCACTGCAGAATAAGAAGGAGATTCTCTTTGGTAATATGACAGAAATCTACCAATTCCATAATAG gaTATTTCTAAAGGAGCTTGAAGATTACATCCACTATCCAGAACTTGTAGGAAGGTGTTTTCTTGAAAGG aTGAAAGATTTACAGATTTATGAAAAGTACTGCCACAATAAACCCAGGTCAGAAAGCTTGTGGAGGCAGTGCTCAGACTGTGTCTTCTTTCAG GAATGCCAGAAGAAGCTCGAACATAAGTTAGGCTTGGACTCGTATTTATTAAAACCCGTACAGAGGATAACGAAGTATCAGTTATTATTAAAG GAGTTGTTGAAGTACAGCAAAAACTGTGACGGGTCTGAGGATCTACAGGAGGCCCTGACCGCAATACTGGGGATTCTGAAAGCTGTCAACGACTCCATGCACCTGATCGCCATTACTGGATATGAC GGGAACTTGAATGATCTTGGCAAGCTGTTAATGCAAGGATCCTTTAATGTGTGGACGGAGCATAAAAAGGGACACTCGAAGGTGAAGGACCTGGCCCGTTTCAAGCCCATGCAGAGGCACCTCTTTCTGCATCAGAAAGCCCTGCTGTTCTGCAAGAAGAGAGAAGAGAATGGGGAAGGATATGAGAAGGCACCTTCCTACAGCTTCAAACATTATCTAAAT ATGAGTGCTGTTGGAATCACAGAGAATGCAAAGGGAGATTATAAAAAGTTTGAAATCTGGTGTAATGCAAGGGAGGAAGTTTACATTGTACAG gcTCCAACaccagaaataaaaacagcatgggTAAATGAAATCAGGAAGGTGCTAACTGGCCAACTGAACGCATATCGCG CAAGCCAACAGAAGTCTTCAGAACAAGTGTTTCAGTCTCATGGAGCTAGTACACCTGTTAGTTCAAG TAGTCCTTTTAAGAGTcatcaaaaaaataacaagaaatcGGATGAGAAAAAGAGTGAACCAGCCAGCCCAGATAGCTGCTTTGGGTCAGCTACTTCCCCAAAGTACTCAGAAAAAGGCAGAG ATGAAGCCACAACTAGCCCTACCtcagagcgctctgcagtgtctAAAAAACGTTTTACTTTGCAGGGCTTCAGTAACCTTAAGAATCAGAAAG AATCTCCACCTCCCACAGTTAAAAGTCGAACGTTACCAATCGCACTTCTTTCAAGACCAG GATCTCCTACTAGCCCTGACAATAAAGCAAAACGGCACGAGATTAAGAGCGATCCAACGCCGTTTGGCTTTAGAG TTTGGGGTAAAGCATCCCACTCTCTCGATGCATCTGAAGAAAATGAAGGTTATTCCAGCGCAGAAGATTCCTCGGACGCAGAGGAGGAGGCAGCAGGTAAACTg AGTCCTGGTAAATATACAGTAGTAGCCGAGTACGACAAAGGAAACACAGATGACCTGACAGTGAAAAGCGGAGAAATGGTCCAGCTGATTCGAGAAGGAGAAGATGGGCAATG GTATGTTAAGAACCTCAATACCAGCAAAGAGGGATGGGTTTCTGCTGCAAACCTGCTGACAATGATAGGGGACTCCAAATCTTCGTTTTCTTTGTGTAGCTCAG aATCAGGCACTGGTTCCAGTAACCTGAGCACATCCTCCAGCTGCAGTGAGAGTTGTACAGCCAGTAACACCAGCATCTGTGATATCAAAGGCTAA
- the LOC121328017 gene encoding guanine nucleotide exchange factor DBS-like isoform X6 produces MTNILFLQYAELLPQDICFFLVALQTCADEIMQQETSPLCAVDIEDVIKKQFAYLSGGRGEDGSPIITFPEYPTFGEIQEKEIHDVLTYLTSIPSLQAAGVGFILIIDRRQDKWTSVKGTLLRIAGSFPGNLQLILVLRPTGLFQRALSDLVFRFNKDEFKMKVPIIMLSSVTELHSYIDRNQLTQELGGTLEYIHDDWLSHRTAIEGFALMVKKTAQVLQSFGTELAETELPNDVQATMSLLEVHTEKKAKMKEDLRRALNQGHGLLESINKPITKDPDYTLNQDELENLTTVERLLGQLNETETAFDEFWDKHQSKLEQCLQLRHFEQNFREIKVSLDLVTERLAAFTDPGNCSTHVEHILRDLSSHEEKTCEVLDQAKDLASEGDQLIQNNHYAVDSILPKCNELRRVTEDLASEMQLRKAFLHRCLELHQCLEKAAQWCDEGIYLLASQPVDKCQSQDGAQSALQEIERFLEAAADNKLHDLDTITSDYESILNQEFSEHVQKVLQKQEGMQEMFEKRRVSLKKLAAKQTRPVQPVAPRPEAFSKSPHSSPGLRKCSENTFSPDKDALRRLDYRKGECNESKTESMSEEEENLAVLRRHVMNELIETERAYVEELRCVLEGYAAEMANPVMMHLIPAALQNKKEILFGNMTEIYQFHNRIFLKELEDYIHYPELVGRCFLERMKDLQIYEKYCHNKPRSESLWRQCSDCVFFQECQKKLEHKLGLDSYLLKPVQRITKYQLLLKELLKYSKNCDGSEDLQEALTAILGILKAVNDSMHLIAITGYDGNLNDLGKLLMQGSFNVWTEHKKGHSKVKDLARFKPMQRHLFLHQKALLFCKKREENGEGYEKAPSYSFKHYLNMSAVGITENAKGDYKKFEIWCNAREEVYIVQAPTPEIKTAWVNEIRKVLTGQLNAYREASQQKSSEQVFQSHGASTPVSSSSPFKSHQKNNKKSDEKKSEPASPDSCFGSATSPKYSEKGRGSPTSPDNKAKRHEIKSDPTPFGFRVWGKASHSLDASEENEGYSSAEDSSDAEEEAAGKLSPGKYTVVAEYDKGNTDDLTVKSGEMVQLIREGEDGQWYVKNLNTSKEGWVSAANLLTMIGDSKSSFSLCSSESGTGSSNLSTSSSCSESCTASNTSICDIKG; encoded by the exons CTTACAAGCTGCTGGGGTTGGGTTTATCCTCATCATAGACCGAAGACAAGACAAATGGACCTCTGTGAAAGGCACCCTGCTGCGCATAGCG GGGTCCTTCCCAGGGAATCTGCAGCTCATCCTGGTGCTTCGTCCCACTGGGCTGTTCCAACGAGCTCTCTCTGACCTCGTCTTCAGATTCAACAAAGATGAGTTTAAGATGAAGGTACCG aTCATCATGCTGAGTTCAGTAACAGAATTACACAGTTACATCGATAGAAACCAGCTAACCCAAGAGCTCGGTGGTACTCTGGAATATATCCATGATGATTGGCTTTCTCATCGGACG GCGATTGAAGGTTTTGCCCTAATGGTGAAAAAGACTGCTCAAGTGCTTCAGTCTTTTGGGACTGAACTTGCAGAAACTGAACTGCCAAATGATGTGCAGGCAACCATGAGCCTTCTCGAGGTACATACAGAAAAGAAGGCGAAGATGAAG GAAGATTTGAGGCGAGCCCTAAACCAAGGACATGGACTTCTTGAAAGCATTAACAAGCCAATCACGAAGGATCCAGATTACACACTGAACCAGGATGAGCTGGAGAATCTGACCACTGTGGAGAG GCTGCTCGGTCAGTTAAATGAGACTGAAACCGCTTTTGATGAATTCTGGGATAAGCATCAAAGCAAACTTGAGCAGTGCCTGCAGCTCCGGCATTTTGAGCAGAATTTCCGGGAG ATCAAGGTGTCATTAGATCTGGTAACTGAGCGCCTGGCTGCATTCACAGACCCAGGAAACTGCAGCACACACGTGGAGCACATTCTGCGAGACTTGAGTAGTCATGAAGAGAAAACCTGT GAGGTATTGGACCAGGCGAAGGACCTGGCGTCGGAAGGGGATCAGCTGATCCAGAACAATCACTATGCTGTGGACTCGATTCTCCCCAAATGCAATGAGCTGAGACGTGTGACTGAGGACCTGGCCTCAGAGATGCAGCTGAGGAAGGCTTTCCTCCACAGGTGTTTGGAGTTGCACCAGTGTCTTGAAAAG GCTGCCCAGTGGTGTGATGAAGGGATATACCTACTGGCTTCACAGCCTGTGGACAAGTGCCAGTCTCAGGATGGAGCCCAGTCAGCCCTGCAGGAGATCGAGAGGTTCTTGGAGGCTGCCGCTGACAACAAGCTCCACGACCTTGACACGATCACCAGCGACTATGAATCGATACTTAACCAGGAGTTCAGC GAACATGTGCAGAAGGTGCTCCAGAAGCAGGAGGGGATGCAGGAAATGTTTGAGAAGCGGCGTGTGAGCTTGAAAAAGCTGGCTGCCAAGCAGACCCGACCTGTTCAACCAGTGGCACCCAGGCCTGAGGCTTTCAGTAAATCTCCTCACTCGTCCCCAG GACTCCGTAAATGCTCTGAAAACACATTCTCCCCAGACAAAGACGCCTTGCGCAGGCTAGACTACCGAAAA GGGGAATGTAATGAAAGCAAGACTGAATCTATGTCTGAGGAAGAGGAAAACTTAGCAGTACTGCGAAG acatGTGATGAACGAGCTGATTGAAACAGAGAGGGCCTATGTGGAAGAGTTGCGGTGTGTACTTGAG GGATATGCAGCAGAGATGGCTAACCCTGTGATGATGCATCTTATACCAGCGGCACTGCAGAATAAGAAGGAGATTCTCTTTGGTAATATGACAGAAATCTACCAATTCCATAATAG gaTATTTCTAAAGGAGCTTGAAGATTACATCCACTATCCAGAACTTGTAGGAAGGTGTTTTCTTGAAAGG aTGAAAGATTTACAGATTTATGAAAAGTACTGCCACAATAAACCCAGGTCAGAAAGCTTGTGGAGGCAGTGCTCAGACTGTGTCTTCTTTCAG GAATGCCAGAAGAAGCTCGAACATAAGTTAGGCTTGGACTCGTATTTATTAAAACCCGTACAGAGGATAACGAAGTATCAGTTATTATTAAAG GAGTTGTTGAAGTACAGCAAAAACTGTGACGGGTCTGAGGATCTACAGGAGGCCCTGACCGCAATACTGGGGATTCTGAAAGCTGTCAACGACTCCATGCACCTGATCGCCATTACTGGATATGAC GGGAACTTGAATGATCTTGGCAAGCTGTTAATGCAAGGATCCTTTAATGTGTGGACGGAGCATAAAAAGGGACACTCGAAGGTGAAGGACCTGGCCCGTTTCAAGCCCATGCAGAGGCACCTCTTTCTGCATCAGAAAGCCCTGCTGTTCTGCAAGAAGAGAGAAGAGAATGGGGAAGGATATGAGAAGGCACCTTCCTACAGCTTCAAACATTATCTAAAT ATGAGTGCTGTTGGAATCACAGAGAATGCAAAGGGAGATTATAAAAAGTTTGAAATCTGGTGTAATGCAAGGGAGGAAGTTTACATTGTACAG gcTCCAACaccagaaataaaaacagcatgggTAAATGAAATCAGGAAGGTGCTAACTGGCCAACTGAACGCATATCGCG AAGCAAGCCAACAGAAGTCTTCAGAACAAGTGTTTCAGTCTCATGGAGCTAGTACACCTGTTAGTTCAAG TAGTCCTTTTAAGAGTcatcaaaaaaataacaagaaatcGGATGAGAAAAAGAGTGAACCAGCCAGCCCAGATAGCTGCTTTGGGTCAGCTACTTCCCCAAAGTACTCAGAAAAAGGCAGAG GATCTCCTACTAGCCCTGACAATAAAGCAAAACGGCACGAGATTAAGAGCGATCCAACGCCGTTTGGCTTTAGAG TTTGGGGTAAAGCATCCCACTCTCTCGATGCATCTGAAGAAAATGAAGGTTATTCCAGCGCAGAAGATTCCTCGGACGCAGAGGAGGAGGCAGCAGGTAAACTg AGTCCTGGTAAATATACAGTAGTAGCCGAGTACGACAAAGGAAACACAGATGACCTGACAGTGAAAAGCGGAGAAATGGTCCAGCTGATTCGAGAAGGAGAAGATGGGCAATG GTATGTTAAGAACCTCAATACCAGCAAAGAGGGATGGGTTTCTGCTGCAAACCTGCTGACAATGATAGGGGACTCCAAATCTTCGTTTTCTTTGTGTAGCTCAG aATCAGGCACTGGTTCCAGTAACCTGAGCACATCCTCCAGCTGCAGTGAGAGTTGTACAGCCAGTAACACCAGCATCTGTGATATCAAAGGCTAA
- the LOC121328017 gene encoding guanine nucleotide exchange factor DBS-like isoform X3 has product MIFWTRNKEMTLEELVQRLNAVAKCTDEIMQQETSPLCAVDIEDVIKKQFAYLSGGRGEDGSPIITFPEYPTFGEIQEKEIHDVLTYLTSIPSLQAAGVGFILIIDRRQDKWTSVKGTLLRIAGSFPGNLQLILVLRPTGLFQRALSDLVFRFNKDEFKMKVPIIMLSSVTELHSYIDRNQLTQELGGTLEYIHDDWLSHRTAIEGFALMVKKTAQVLQSFGTELAETELPNDVQATMSLLEVHTEKKAKMKEDLRRALNQGHGLLESINKPITKDPDYTLNQDELENLTTVERLLGQLNETETAFDEFWDKHQSKLEQCLQLRHFEQNFREIKVSLDLVTERLAAFTDPGNCSTHVEHILRDLSSHEEKTCEVLDQAKDLASEGDQLIQNNHYAVDSILPKCNELRRVTEDLASEMQLRKAFLHRCLELHQCLEKAAQWCDEGIYLLASQPVDKCQSQDGAQSALQEIERFLEAAADNKLHDLDTITSDYESILNQEFSEHVQKVLQKQEGMQEMFEKRRVSLKKLAAKQTRPVQPVAPRPEAFSKSPHSSPGLRKCSENTFSPDKDALRRLDYRKGECNESKTESMSEEEENLAVLRRHVMNELIETERAYVEELRCVLEGYAAEMANPVMMHLIPAALQNKKEILFGNMTEIYQFHNRIFLKELEDYIHYPELVGRCFLERMKDLQIYEKYCHNKPRSESLWRQCSDCVFFQECQKKLEHKLGLDSYLLKPVQRITKYQLLLKELLKYSKNCDGSEDLQEALTAILGILKAVNDSMHLIAITGYDGNLNDLGKLLMQGSFNVWTEHKKGHSKVKDLARFKPMQRHLFLHQKALLFCKKREENGEGYEKAPSYSFKHYLNMSAVGITENAKGDYKKFEIWCNAREEVYIVQAPTPEIKTAWVNEIRKVLTGQLNAYREASQQKSSEQVFQSHGASTPVSSSSPFKSHQKNNKKSDEKKSEPASPDSCFGSATSPKYSEKGRDEATTSPTSERSAVSKKRFTLQGFSNLKNQKESPPPTVKSRTLPIALLSRPGSPTSPDNKAKRHEIKSDPTPFGFRVWGKASHSLDASEENEGYSSAEDSSDAEEEAAGKLSPGKYTVVAEYDKGNTDDLTVKSGEMVQLIREGEDGQWYVKNLNTSKEGWVSAANLLTMIGDSKSSFSLCSSESGTGSSNLSTSSSCSESCTASNTSICDIKG; this is encoded by the exons CTTACAAGCTGCTGGGGTTGGGTTTATCCTCATCATAGACCGAAGACAAGACAAATGGACCTCTGTGAAAGGCACCCTGCTGCGCATAGCG GGGTCCTTCCCAGGGAATCTGCAGCTCATCCTGGTGCTTCGTCCCACTGGGCTGTTCCAACGAGCTCTCTCTGACCTCGTCTTCAGATTCAACAAAGATGAGTTTAAGATGAAGGTACCG aTCATCATGCTGAGTTCAGTAACAGAATTACACAGTTACATCGATAGAAACCAGCTAACCCAAGAGCTCGGTGGTACTCTGGAATATATCCATGATGATTGGCTTTCTCATCGGACG GCGATTGAAGGTTTTGCCCTAATGGTGAAAAAGACTGCTCAAGTGCTTCAGTCTTTTGGGACTGAACTTGCAGAAACTGAACTGCCAAATGATGTGCAGGCAACCATGAGCCTTCTCGAGGTACATACAGAAAAGAAGGCGAAGATGAAG GAAGATTTGAGGCGAGCCCTAAACCAAGGACATGGACTTCTTGAAAGCATTAACAAGCCAATCACGAAGGATCCAGATTACACACTGAACCAGGATGAGCTGGAGAATCTGACCACTGTGGAGAG GCTGCTCGGTCAGTTAAATGAGACTGAAACCGCTTTTGATGAATTCTGGGATAAGCATCAAAGCAAACTTGAGCAGTGCCTGCAGCTCCGGCATTTTGAGCAGAATTTCCGGGAG ATCAAGGTGTCATTAGATCTGGTAACTGAGCGCCTGGCTGCATTCACAGACCCAGGAAACTGCAGCACACACGTGGAGCACATTCTGCGAGACTTGAGTAGTCATGAAGAGAAAACCTGT GAGGTATTGGACCAGGCGAAGGACCTGGCGTCGGAAGGGGATCAGCTGATCCAGAACAATCACTATGCTGTGGACTCGATTCTCCCCAAATGCAATGAGCTGAGACGTGTGACTGAGGACCTGGCCTCAGAGATGCAGCTGAGGAAGGCTTTCCTCCACAGGTGTTTGGAGTTGCACCAGTGTCTTGAAAAG GCTGCCCAGTGGTGTGATGAAGGGATATACCTACTGGCTTCACAGCCTGTGGACAAGTGCCAGTCTCAGGATGGAGCCCAGTCAGCCCTGCAGGAGATCGAGAGGTTCTTGGAGGCTGCCGCTGACAACAAGCTCCACGACCTTGACACGATCACCAGCGACTATGAATCGATACTTAACCAGGAGTTCAGC GAACATGTGCAGAAGGTGCTCCAGAAGCAGGAGGGGATGCAGGAAATGTTTGAGAAGCGGCGTGTGAGCTTGAAAAAGCTGGCTGCCAAGCAGACCCGACCTGTTCAACCAGTGGCACCCAGGCCTGAGGCTTTCAGTAAATCTCCTCACTCGTCCCCAG GACTCCGTAAATGCTCTGAAAACACATTCTCCCCAGACAAAGACGCCTTGCGCAGGCTAGACTACCGAAAA GGGGAATGTAATGAAAGCAAGACTGAATCTATGTCTGAGGAAGAGGAAAACTTAGCAGTACTGCGAAG acatGTGATGAACGAGCTGATTGAAACAGAGAGGGCCTATGTGGAAGAGTTGCGGTGTGTACTTGAG GGATATGCAGCAGAGATGGCTAACCCTGTGATGATGCATCTTATACCAGCGGCACTGCAGAATAAGAAGGAGATTCTCTTTGGTAATATGACAGAAATCTACCAATTCCATAATAG gaTATTTCTAAAGGAGCTTGAAGATTACATCCACTATCCAGAACTTGTAGGAAGGTGTTTTCTTGAAAGG aTGAAAGATTTACAGATTTATGAAAAGTACTGCCACAATAAACCCAGGTCAGAAAGCTTGTGGAGGCAGTGCTCAGACTGTGTCTTCTTTCAG GAATGCCAGAAGAAGCTCGAACATAAGTTAGGCTTGGACTCGTATTTATTAAAACCCGTACAGAGGATAACGAAGTATCAGTTATTATTAAAG GAGTTGTTGAAGTACAGCAAAAACTGTGACGGGTCTGAGGATCTACAGGAGGCCCTGACCGCAATACTGGGGATTCTGAAAGCTGTCAACGACTCCATGCACCTGATCGCCATTACTGGATATGAC GGGAACTTGAATGATCTTGGCAAGCTGTTAATGCAAGGATCCTTTAATGTGTGGACGGAGCATAAAAAGGGACACTCGAAGGTGAAGGACCTGGCCCGTTTCAAGCCCATGCAGAGGCACCTCTTTCTGCATCAGAAAGCCCTGCTGTTCTGCAAGAAGAGAGAAGAGAATGGGGAAGGATATGAGAAGGCACCTTCCTACAGCTTCAAACATTATCTAAAT ATGAGTGCTGTTGGAATCACAGAGAATGCAAAGGGAGATTATAAAAAGTTTGAAATCTGGTGTAATGCAAGGGAGGAAGTTTACATTGTACAG gcTCCAACaccagaaataaaaacagcatgggTAAATGAAATCAGGAAGGTGCTAACTGGCCAACTGAACGCATATCGCG AAGCAAGCCAACAGAAGTCTTCAGAACAAGTGTTTCAGTCTCATGGAGCTAGTACACCTGTTAGTTCAAG TAGTCCTTTTAAGAGTcatcaaaaaaataacaagaaatcGGATGAGAAAAAGAGTGAACCAGCCAGCCCAGATAGCTGCTTTGGGTCAGCTACTTCCCCAAAGTACTCAGAAAAAGGCAGAG ATGAAGCCACAACTAGCCCTACCtcagagcgctctgcagtgtctAAAAAACGTTTTACTTTGCAGGGCTTCAGTAACCTTAAGAATCAGAAAG AATCTCCACCTCCCACAGTTAAAAGTCGAACGTTACCAATCGCACTTCTTTCAAGACCAG GATCTCCTACTAGCCCTGACAATAAAGCAAAACGGCACGAGATTAAGAGCGATCCAACGCCGTTTGGCTTTAGAG TTTGGGGTAAAGCATCCCACTCTCTCGATGCATCTGAAGAAAATGAAGGTTATTCCAGCGCAGAAGATTCCTCGGACGCAGAGGAGGAGGCAGCAGGTAAACTg AGTCCTGGTAAATATACAGTAGTAGCCGAGTACGACAAAGGAAACACAGATGACCTGACAGTGAAAAGCGGAGAAATGGTCCAGCTGATTCGAGAAGGAGAAGATGGGCAATG GTATGTTAAGAACCTCAATACCAGCAAAGAGGGATGGGTTTCTGCTGCAAACCTGCTGACAATGATAGGGGACTCCAAATCTTCGTTTTCTTTGTGTAGCTCAG aATCAGGCACTGGTTCCAGTAACCTGAGCACATCCTCCAGCTGCAGTGAGAGTTGTACAGCCAGTAACACCAGCATCTGTGATATCAAAGGCTAA